A portion of the Desulfotignum phosphitoxidans DSM 13687 genome contains these proteins:
- a CDS encoding adenine nucleotide alpha hydrolase family protein, whose translation MHIAVLAKVVPDYLVPSMDFELSNNRAHERFSRMLGLYDENAIETAIQIKEKTSGSLTLISYGSENDIQFLRKGAAMGADQLILVKGTSDDAAVIAGNLMAALQSIDNVDLVLAGQQSADMDRGVVPGILAQMLGVPFIPQIGDVDHENGSWTVTQITAQGKRELEFSGPGVLSITSIPENVPRIPAVRAIFAAKKKPVIKLESTDQKKMALNELEVAIPKIECVCEFIDVEDPGQAVRILLNRLNEERYL comes from the coding sequence ATGCACATTGCGGTATTAGCAAAAGTTGTCCCGGATTATTTGGTTCCGTCCATGGATTTTGAGTTGTCAAATAACCGGGCCCACGAAAGGTTTTCACGGATGCTCGGACTGTACGATGAAAATGCCATAGAAACCGCCATCCAGATCAAGGAAAAAACTTCGGGGTCATTGACCCTCATTTCCTATGGCAGCGAGAACGATATACAGTTTTTGAGAAAAGGTGCAGCCATGGGCGCTGATCAGTTAATTCTGGTGAAAGGGACATCCGATGATGCCGCGGTTATTGCCGGGAACCTCATGGCTGCCCTCCAGAGTATAGATAACGTGGATCTGGTGCTTGCGGGACAGCAATCTGCAGATATGGACCGAGGGGTTGTTCCAGGGATACTGGCCCAGATGCTAGGAGTTCCTTTCATTCCCCAGATCGGCGATGTTGATCATGAGAACGGTTCTTGGACCGTGACTCAGATTACAGCCCAGGGAAAACGTGAATTGGAGTTCAGTGGACCAGGTGTTTTGTCTATCACCAGTATTCCTGAGAATGTGCCCCGAATCCCTGCTGTGCGGGCTATTTTTGCAGCCAAGAAAAAACCGGTTATCAAACTTGAGTCCACGGATCAGAAAAAAATGGCGTTAAATGAACTGGAAGTGGCCATTCCTAAGATTGAGTGTGTTTGCGAGTTCATTGATGTGGAAGACCCGGGGCAGGCTGTCAGAATATTGTTAAATCGGTTGAATGAGGAGAGATATCTATGA
- a CDS encoding electron transfer flavoprotein subunit alpha/FixB family protein — protein sequence MKTLIIENIDLKKIGELKTVSRYFCELPDIIALGEGDIPGNYGKAWQSSQTLPPNLVPSIVQLAKLENYEVILLSVSTLGTGLAGPLSAALSAPVVTEVTAIHSDMVIERPIYGGKAIIKQKIESTPVVLTIRRKYFEPEVLEGHTSSIPLNTESEKVQLISEKNEQTDGVPLEDAPVVVSGGRGIGNADNFSLLQTLADQLNGAVGASRGAVDEGWASPTRQIGQTGKIVAPSVYFAVGVSGASQHLAGIANSKCVVAINKDEEANIFNRARFGLVCDYQKIIPQLTQAIKENR from the coding sequence ATGAAAACGCTGATCATTGAAAATATCGATTTGAAAAAAATCGGCGAACTCAAAACAGTGAGCCGATATTTCTGCGAACTTCCTGATATCATTGCCTTGGGTGAGGGAGATATCCCCGGCAATTACGGCAAAGCCTGGCAATCCAGCCAGACGCTTCCACCCAATCTGGTGCCAAGCATTGTTCAGCTAGCCAAGCTGGAAAATTACGAAGTGATTCTCTTGAGTGTCTCAACGTTGGGTACGGGATTGGCAGGCCCTCTGAGTGCGGCACTGTCAGCCCCGGTTGTGACAGAAGTGACAGCCATTCATTCAGACATGGTAATTGAGCGGCCCATTTATGGCGGGAAAGCCATAATCAAGCAGAAAATAGAATCAACTCCAGTTGTTTTGACCATTCGGCGTAAATATTTTGAGCCCGAAGTTTTGGAAGGCCACACTTCATCTATCCCATTGAATACAGAATCGGAAAAAGTCCAGTTAATCAGCGAAAAAAACGAACAGACCGATGGTGTTCCTCTTGAAGATGCTCCAGTGGTTGTGTCCGGGGGCAGAGGTATTGGTAATGCAGATAATTTTTCCCTGCTTCAAACTCTGGCTGATCAACTGAATGGTGCAGTGGGTGCATCGAGGGGGGCTGTAGATGAAGGATGGGCCTCTCCCACCCGCCAGATCGGTCAGACAGGCAAAATTGTGGCCCCCAGTGTGTATTTTGCCGTGGGAGTGTCCGGGGCCAGTCAGCATCTGGCTGGAATTGCCAATTCAAAATGTGTCGTGGCGATTAACAAGGATGAGGAAGCCAATATTTTCAACAGAGCGCGGTTTGGACTGGTTTGTGATTATCAGAAAATTATCCCTCAACTGACTCAGGCGATCAAGGAGAACAGATAA